In Podospora pseudoanserina strain CBS 124.78 chromosome 5, whole genome shotgun sequence, a single window of DNA contains:
- a CDS encoding hypothetical protein (EggNog:ENOG503Q4QX; COG:O; CAZy:CE4) translates to MLAETLTTGLLLITSASALPVMSPLEYVKRAVNPGVVINKCSQPNMLALAYDDGPYTYTSQLVDILDRGGAKATFFWCGTLYGCIYRQEAAVKKAFASGHQVASHSWSHNRMGSMNANQIRTEMTRVEDALVNMVGVKPAYMRPPYLDTGGQFLNTMKTMNYKVITNDIDSGDWNNVSPQQAQQRFQQAGARGNGHIPLMHEVYPGTVNTLTPWLINWANQNNLKLVTVAECVGDPEGSYQPGNWTAKVGPYNC, encoded by the exons ATGCTCGCAGAAACCCTCACCACGGGGCTGCTGCTCATTACGAGCGCCAGCGCCCTCCCAGTGATGAGCCCACTGGAGTACGTCAAGCGAGCCGTCAACCCCGGCGTCGTCATCAACAAATGCAGCCAGCCCAACATGCTGGCACTTGCCTACGACGACGGTCCATACACATACACCTCTCAGCTCGTCGACATCCTCGACAGAGGCGGCGCCAAAGCCACCTTCTTCTGGTGCGGTACTCTGTACGGATGTATCTACCGCCAAGAAGCCGCCGTCAAGAAGGCATTTGCCTCTGGCCATCAAGTTGCCTCTCACTCATG GTCCCACAACAGAATGGGCTCCATGAACGCCAACCAAATCCGCACTGAAATGACCCGTGTCGAAGACGCCCTCGTCAACATGGTCGGCGTCAAGCCGGCCTACATGCGGCCTCCTTATCTCGACACCGGCGGCCAGTTCTTGAAcacgatgaagacgatgaaCTACAAggtcatcaccaacgacaTTGATTCCGGAGACTGGAACAACGTCAGCCcccagcaagcccagcagCGGTTTCAGCAGGCGGGTGCCCGTGGCAATGGGCATATTCCCCTCATGCATGAGGTGTATCCCGGAACGGTTAACACGCTGACGCCGTGGTTGATCAACTGGGCGAACCAGAATAACTTGAAGCTTGTTACTGTTG CTGAGTGCGTTGGTGATCCAGAGGGCTCATATCAGCCTGGTAATTGGACTGCAAAGGTTGGGCCGTACAACTGCTAA
- the CDC24 gene encoding Guanine nucleotide exchange factor for Cdc42p (COG:T; EggNog:ENOG503NVJ0), whose product MAHAPLLRMNTGPAATMDVVDRLTSMTVPGAPPRVSQLSGSSTFPVTNSSTSLNSLNNATTFAASSTGNVVATNNIINQKADASRSLYQICVSLKQRLAKVPGFEGYLEQLNEMAAESMEGPVESLWELLRSGFPLLAIYNALQPEVPLQVDEPPGANKSKLAKIAILRFVEACKSKLNVPAADSFIITDLTGQDTTGFVKVTSVINYVLDLLEVKGLMLEVQPYPEDDMMQPGSQMSHRDYVVREMVDTERKYVQDLENLQDLKKTLEERGIIPGDVVHNIFLNINAILDCQRKFLIRVETTNSMPAARQEWGSPFVAYEEVFNNCYQPFIANQKKAGKLASQVFDKIQTAAHAVACDLNTLDGFLLKPMQRLVKYPLLLNELLKKCDDETVRADLSAGIEAASRVLQKANEAVDRAELDEALEELMGRVDDWKNHQVSQFGKLILHGVYTVIPGKSDQEKDYEIYLFENILLCCKELLPGKNKDKKDKTKSTGPKVRNKNNKLQLKGRIFMTNVTDVVALSKTGSYTVQIWWKGDPGVENFIIKFQNEEMMKKWATGLEQQRKEKTGQVQQSPERPATNFTWMASQSSGLENPYAEKDDDDDDDSSTLIAPSGTATPAAYNPPMALPGTMPRNASSTSLRTRSATNDSSQSLAGIARAPPSSFPLLQPPTPLNIQTNQASPLRGAESYFSPVAESPASSRTSTTSGIFSQTGYPFPKTGTPQPGWAPEDSNRYTAPAAPRAPSRDGSTPNNAYGMVTANGRNPRGPSMPVMPRERDSAHAAQLQQQRSRSYSTPDINGQAARTGQSVPAVPGIPAHLNQGHPPHPIHVRHDSNIPRSNTGSPANDLPLRTNTSSPGAQRQRQYGGMAQFPTQPVYPRQGTPGSGANIPPPAGPPPPGLAPLAPVDPSRPVAPGLVTAPITSSQSMVPPTPDTAFSSQLRVRVNYDTGNYFTLIVHFDKLNYVNLIDRIDHRLSKFTNSSISKGELRLRYRDEDGDFVTIESDEDIQIAISEWQEGMRGSQGMDEIELFCVGEM is encoded by the exons ATGGCCCATGCTCCCCTACTCCGCATGAACACCGGCCCTGCCGCAACAATGGATGTTGTCGATAGATTAACCAGCATGACTGTACCTGGCGCGCCACCACGCGTGAGCCAGCTTTCTGGCTCGTCCACTTTTCCAGTTACCAATTCCTCGACGTCTCTCAACTCGCTGAACAACGCCACAACCTTCGCCGCATCATCCACTGGTAATGTCGTGGCCACCAAtaacatcatcaaccaaaaGGCCGATGCGTCGCGCTCTCTATACCAGATATGCGTTTCTTTAAAGCAGCGGCTGGCCAAGGTTCCCGGCTTTGAGGGGTATCTAGAGCAACTCAATGAAATGGCCGCCGAATCCATGGAGGGACCAGTGGAATCGCTCTGGGAGCTGCTGCGATCAGGGTTTCCACTGCTAGCTATCTACAATGCTCTCCAACCCGAAGTGCCACTCCAGGTCGATGAACCCCCTGGAGCCAACAAGTCCAAGCTGGCAAAGATTGCGATCCTGAGATTTGTCGAGGCTTGCAAATCCAAGCTCAATGTTCCCGCAGCTGATTCTTTCATCATTACGGATTTGACAGGACAGGACACGACGGGTTTCGTCAAG GTTACCTCTGTAATCAATTAtgttcttgatcttctcgagGTCAAGGGTCTTATGCTCGAAGTTCAGCCCTATCCCGAAGACGATATGATGCAACCAGGCTCTCAAATGAGCCACCGAGACTACGTTGTGCGCGAGATGGTAGACACGGAACGGAAGTACGTCCAGGATCTCGAGAACCTACAGGATTTGAAGAAGACACTAGAAGAGAGGGGCATTATTCCAGGAGATGTTGTGCACAACATTTTCCTTAACATCAATGCCATCTTGGACTGCCAGCGCAAATTCTTAATCAGGGTAGAAACGACAAACTCAATGCCGGCTGCCAGGCAAGAATGGGGAAGCCCATTTGTAGCCTACGAGGAGGTATTCAACAACTGCTACCAGCCCTTCATTGCAAACCAGAAAAAGGCTGGCAAACTAGCAAGCCAGGTGTTTGACAAGATCCAGACGGCAGCACACGCTGTAGCCTGCGACTTGAACACGCTTGACGGGTTCTTGCTGAAGCCGATGCAAAGACTGGTCAAATATCCACTTCTTCTGAAC GAACTGCTCAAGAAGTGTGACGATGAAACAGTCAGAGCAGACCTTTCGGCAGGTATTGAAGCAGCCAGCCGCGTGCTACAAAAGGCCAACGAAGCAGTCGATCGCGCAGAGCTCGACGAAGCACTGGAAGAATTGATGGGCAGGGTTGACGACTGGAAAAACCACCAAGTCAGCCAATTTGGGAAACTCATATTGCACGGTGTTTACACCGTTATCCCGGGCAAGAGTGATCAAGAGAAGGAC TATGAGATCTATCTCTTTGAGAACATCTTGCTTTGCTGCAAAGAGTTGCTCCCAGGCAAGAATAAGGATAAGAAGGACAAGACCAAGTCGACTGGACCGAAGGTTCGCAACAAAAACAATAAGCTCCAGCTTAAGGGTCGGATTTTTATGACGAATGTGACCGATGTGGTAGCACTGTCGAAGACTGGTTCATACACTGTCCAAATTTGGTGGAAGGGTGATCCCGGCGTGGAGAACTTTATCATCAAGTTCCAGAATGAGGAAATGATGAAGAAGTGGGCGACTGGACTGGAACAGCAACGGAAGGAGAAGACAGGCCAGGTGCAACAAAGCCCGGAGAGACCGGCAACAAACTTCACGTGGATGGCTTCCCAGAGTAGTGGACTGGAAAACCCATACGCCGAgaaggacgatgatgatgatgacgattcGTCCACTTTGATCGCACCGTCGGGGACTGCCACGCCGGCTGCGTACAACCCGCCCATGGCGTTACCTGGAACAATGCCGCGCAATGCTTCGAGCACCAGCTTGCGGACACGCTCAGCCACCAACGACAGCTCGCAATCCCTGGCAGGCATCGCTCGAGCACCGCCGTCGAgcttcccccttcttcagcctCCCACCCCACTGAACATCCAGACCAACCAGGCCTCGCCACTTCGTGGTGCCGAGTCCTACTTTTCGCCAGTAGCCGAGTCTCCAGCGTCCAGCAGGACGAGTACCACGAGTGGTATCTTTTCCCAGACAGGTTATCCATTTCCGAAAACGGGCACACCGCAACCTGGATGGGCACCCGAGGATAGCAATCGCTATACAGCCCCTGCCGCACCCCGAGCCCCATCAAGAGATGGGTCTACTCCAAACAATGCGTATGGCATGGTTACCGCAAATGGACGGAACCCCCGAGGTCCATCCATGCCAGTAATGCCTCGCGAACGTGACTCGGCGCACGCGGCCcagttgcagcagcagcgcagCCGTAGCTATAGTACGCCTGACATCAATGGGCAAGCCGCCCGAACTGGCCAGTCCGTTCCAGCAGTCCCAGGAATCCCTGCTCATTTGAACCAGGGACATCCACCTCACCCCATCCATGTACGGCATGACTCCAATATCCCAAGGAGCAACACGGGCAGCCCCGCAAACGATCTGCCATTGCGCACAAACACCAGCTCCCCAGGTGCGCAACGTCAACGACAGTATGGCGGCATGGCGCAGTTCCCAACACAACCTGTTTATCCCCGTCAAGGTACACCCGGCAGTGGTGCCAACATCCCACCACCGGCTGGCCCTCCGCCTCCTGGACTGGCACCGTTGGCTCCCGTGGACCCTTCAAGGCCCGTTGCCCCTGGTCTGGTAACGGCGCCGATCACCTCCAGCCAATCCATGGTTCCTCCCACGCCAGACACTGCCTTTTCCAGTCAACTCCGGGTAAGGGTCAACTACGATACCGGCAATTACTTCACTCTTATCGTTCACTTTGACAAGCTCAACTACGTGAACCTGATTGACCGCATCGATCACCGGCTCAGCAAGttcaccaacagcagcatctcTAAGGGAGAGCTGAGGTTGCGATATcgggatgaagatggcgactTTGTGACCATTGAAAGCGATGAGGACATCCAAATCGCCATTTCCGAGTGGCAAGAGGGCATGCGCGGTTCTCAAGGCATGGATGAGATTGAACTTTTCTGTGTCGGTGAGATGTAA
- the VPS60 gene encoding Vacuolar protein-sorting-associated protein 60 (BUSCO:EOG09264OXC; COG:U; EggNog:ENOG503NXG4) codes for MNRLFGTPAPKAPKPTLNTAITSLDTRISSIDVKLSALNTELTTYQTKLSKMRDGPGKTALKQKALKVLQRRKQYEAQRDQLQSQVWNMEQAQTMQDNLKNTMVTIDALKQTNKALKKEYGKVDIDKIERLQDEMADLLDVGNEIQESLARSYDIPEDVDEAELDAELEALGQEVELEREMMGGDMNSLPSFMQDEVPEFIDEPPVAGQAGKVKEAAG; via the coding sequence atgaacCGCCTCTTCGGCACCCCCGCCCCAAAAgcccccaaaccaaccctcaacaccgccatcacctccctcgacACCCGCATCTCCTCCATCGACGTCAAGCTGTCCGCCCTCAACACCGAGCTAACAACCTACCAAACCAAGCTCTCCAAAATGCGCGACGGCCCCGGCAAGACCGCCCTAAAGCAAAAAGCCCTCAAAGTCCTCCAGCGCCGCAAACAATACGAAGCTCAGCGCGACCAGCTCCAGTCCCAAGTCTGGAACATGGAGCAGGCCCAGACAATGCAGGACAACCTCAAAAACACAATGGTCACCATCGACGCACTaaagcaaacaaacaagGCCCTGAAAAAAGAGTACGGCAAGGTCGACATCGACAAGATTGAGCGCCTGCAGGACGAGATGGCGGATCTGCTGGACGTGGGGAATGAGATACAGGAAAGCCTGGCGAGGAGTTACGACATTCCCGAAGATGTGGACGAGGCAGAGTTGGATGCCGAGCTCGAAGCCTTGGGGCAGGAGGTCGAGTTGGaaagggagatgatgggcgGGGACATGAATTCGCTGCCGAGTTTTATGCAGGACGAGGTGCCCGAGTTTATCGATGAGCCGCCTGTTGCTGGGCAGGccggcaaggtcaaggaggctgctgGTTAA
- a CDS encoding hypothetical protein (COG:G; COG:M; EggNog:ENOG503P2Y1) — MPKQTEQRSSPSHKGVLELAESDNSKPKPVFNSLPKGSVNSIFIVTTPAMGGSKLTEEEQALPLVDAAVEHGVKHIVFNSVERGGDGRSWENPTSVPHFLAKHNIEIYLRDKAEKEQGKFTWTILRPVAFLENFKPGMFCAVFTAMWASALSAETKLQLISVRDIGKFACQVVKKAVGLAGDELTLDEARAKFDSVTGKKLPQAWGTFGKAMLWAIKEVGIMFQFFEDEGYHVDIEARRRDVPDLQNFAAWLKAPSNGWAN, encoded by the exons ATGCCCAAGCAGACAGAGCAAAGAAGCTCGCCGTCTCACAAGGGCGTTCTTGAGCTCGCTGAAAGCGACAACTCAAAGCCAAAGCCAGTCTTTAACTCGCTACCCAAGGGGTCAGTCAACagcatcttcatcgtcaccacGCCAGCCATGGGCGGCTCCAAGCTCACCGAGGAAGAGCAAGCGCTGCCCTTGGTCGATGCCGCTGTGGAGCACGGGGTCAAGCACATTGTCTTCAACTCTGTTGAGcgcggcggtgatgggagaAGCTGGGAAAACCCGACCAGTGTCCCACATTTCCTCGCGAAGCACAACATCGAGATTTACCTTCGCGacaaggcggagaaggagcagggcAAATTCACCTGGACCATTCTTCGACCAGTGGCTTTCCTCGAGAACTTCAAGCCTGGCATGTTTTGCGCGGTATTCACGGCGATGTGGGCGAGCGCCTTGAGTGCGGAGACGAAGCTGCAGCTTATTAGTGTTCGCGATATTGGCAAATTTG CCTGCCAAGTGGTCAAAAAGGCTGTTGGTCTTGCGGGCGATGAGTTGACTTTGGATGAGGCTCGGGCGAAGTTTGACAGCGTGACGGGGAAGAAGCTGCCGCAGGCTTGGGGTACCTTTGGAAAGGCAATGCTTTGGGCTATCAAAGAAGTTGGCATTATGTTCCAGTTcttcgaggatgagggttacCACGTTGATAttgaggcgaggaggagggatgttCCGGACCTTCAGAACTTTGCGGCGTGGCTCAAAGCGCCGAGCAATGGGTGGGCAAACTGA
- a CDS encoding hypothetical protein (EggNog:ENOG503NXTV; COG:S), with protein sequence MAGFASQADEGYSEDPLTAISASASFSHKTRDDSVSALSSSQAASDFPAWMLQHISNLSISRKTELAMALLNDLPTSVISEIVEHLNPRLNIDFIRYLPPEVCLKILSFLDPVSLISVARACRTWYGLALDRKLWEQLYYMEGWSAKPKEIAAWEKSINGVRQGVSRRVDSETEGHAHKKRAITVSSNFDADMDSVMLDAGAIKQEPAEIDASESSLFGGPTGSADSGSISRRLDDLEGKSVGSGSGSAHKSASLDKGKGRARSPESSSSTRSKSNFLDTVLATPLSRLPRSTLWVLDDHDRRYKLNWKHVYTMRRRLESNWDLGKYTNFQLPHPNYPEEGHGECIYSLQFNPQYLVSGSRDRTIKVWDLETRRCLRTLSQHRGSVLCLQFDSDPEEDIIVSGSSDSDVIIWKFSTGKVIQTLKTAHRESVLNVKFDKRILVTCSKDKLIKVFNRRPLRAGDLGYREVSPVPTIINYGYNIAMAPEDLPQTPAWTLIGVLEGHSAAVNAVQIHDREIVSASGDRHIKVWDWPTQTCSRTIVGHTKGIACVQYDGRRIVSGSSDHEVKVFDRATGLEVASLRAHSALVRTVQAGFGDLPFQAEDDAEAAKKVDEAYFKALEAGLLDGTNRPKAGRRQGNAGSRRPEDICAYGAKLPPGGGGGKYGRIVSGSYDTSIIIWRRDKEGIWKDQQHLKQEEAAAVAVKLGRTTLPPVSNFLDAAAAAIPLHPSVRPGPSQQPGGSSSTLTANNSLPTQTASAPPSTSAGPSVPPPRPDSEQIRALIDEAFQAGAQAFTRAIGNHPIILTQRQYIEGKIDRLQNAVTRSQLRQAFSGALIRAQFEQTRLRREAQRNAEAIAAATNALAGPSTSSQQHRNNTEPAQASSSSSSSAAAPALPAARLLTASQQQAAVAYQAHAELASGGHGRVHQVQLPPTPSSTSTPTAPAPPPIPVQTNHHPHHHHPHVAHHAPVEGHDAANPARVFKLQYDARRIICCSQTSVIVGWDFCNGDKELEQAAQFFGPVE encoded by the exons ATGGCTGGTTTCGCTTCCCAGGCCGACGAAGGTTACTCAGAAGACCCCCTGACCGCGATTTCCGCTTCTGCATCCTTCTCCCACAAGACGCGCGACGATTCGGTCTCGGCCCTGAGTTCCTCTCAAGCTGCATCGGATTTCCCGGCATGGATGCTTCAACATATATCtaacctctccatctctcgCAAGACCG AACTTGCGATGGCGCTCTTAAATGACCTTCCTACCTCTGTAATCTCGGAAATAGTAGAACACCTCAACCCCAGACTCAACATCGACTTCATCCGCTACCTGCCCCCCGAGGTGTGCCTCAAAATTCTCAGCTTCCTCGACCCTGTCTCGCTCATCAGCGTTGCGCGCGCATGTAGAACATGGTACGGCCTCGCTTTGGATCGCAAGCTGTGGGAACAGCTGTATTATATGGAGGGCTGGTCTGCAAAACCGAAAGAGATCGCCGCCTGGGAGAAGAGCATCAATGGAGTTCGTCAGGGAGTGTCACGGCGAGTTGACTCGGAAACTGAGGGTCATGCGCATAAGAAGCGCGCCATTACCGTCTCTTCAAACTTCGATGCCGACATGGATAGTGTCATGCTGGACGCGGGAGCAATAAAGCAGGAGCCCGCCGAGATAGACGCGTCAGAAAGCAGTCTGTTTGGCGGACCGACAGGAAGTGCTGACAGTGGTAGCATCTCACGAAGACTGGATGATCTGGAAGGAAAGAGTGTTGGTTCAGGTTCGGGGTCGGCACACAAGAGCGCCTCGCTGGACAAGGGCAAAGGGAGGGCACGCTCACCAGAATCCAGTTCTTCAACGCGATCCAAAAGCAACTTCTTGGACACAGTACTAGCCACGCCCCTATCAAGATTACCGAGATCCACGCTATGGGTTCTGGATGACCACGACCGCAGATATAAGCTTAATTGGAAGCACGTATACACAATGCGCCGACGCCTCGAGTCCAACTGGGACCTAGGAAAATACACAAACTTCCAGCTACCCCATCCTAATTATCCAGAAGAAGGGCATGGGGAATGTATTTACAGTCTGCAGTTTAACCCACAGTATTTAGTCAGCGGCAGTCGAGACCGGACGATCAAGGTGTGGGATTTGGAGACACGGCGCTGCCTCCGCACCTTGTCGCAACATCGCGGGTCGGTTCTCTGCCTGCAGTTTGACTCTGACCCCGAGGAGGACATCATCGTGTCAGGCAGTTCGGACTCGGACGTGATCATTTGGAAGTTCTCGACCGGAAAGGTGATCCAGACACTCAAAACTGCCCACCGGGAATCTGTACTCAACGTCAAGTTTGACAAACGGATCCTGGTCACTTGCTCCAAGGATAAGCTGATCAAGGTCTTCAACCGCCGACCTCTGCGCGCTGGCGACCTTGGATACCGAGAGGTGAGCCCCGtgcccaccatcatcaactacGGTTACAACATCGCTATGGCTCCCGAGGACCTCCCACAAACTCCGGCTTGGACTTTGATCGGCGTATTGGAAGGCCATAGTGCGGCCGTCAATGCTGTTCAGATCCACGACCGGGAAATTGTGTCTGCAAGCGGTGACCGCCATATCAAGGTTTGGGATTGGCCGACTCAGACATGCAGCCGCACAATTGTTGGCCATACCAAAGGAATCGCATGCGTTCAGTACGATGGCCGGCGAATTGTCAGCGGTAGCAGTGACCATGAAGTAAAGGTGTTTGACAGGGCGACAGGTCTGGAGGTAGCGAGCCTTCGTGCGCACTCTGCTTTGGTACGGACGGTTCAAGCTGGATTTGGAGATTTGCCCTTCCAGGCCGAAGATGATGCGGAGGCGGCAAAGAAGGTGGATGAGGCTTACTTCAAGGCGCTCGAGGCAGGGCTACTTGACGGCACAAACCGCCCAAAAGCTGGTCGTCGGCAGGGAAATGCAGGATCCAGAAGACCGGAGGACATCTGTGCCTACGGTGCAAAGCTCCCAcctggaggcggagggggcaAATATGGCCGGATCGTCAGTGGCAGTTATGATACTAGTATTATCATCTGGCGCCGAGACAAGGAGGGCATCTGGAAAGACCAGCAGCACCTCAAGCAAGAGGAAGCCGCTGCCGTTGCGGTCAAACTGGGACGGACAACACTTCCCCCGGTGTCGAATTTCCTggacgctgctgctgcggcgatCCCTTTACACCCTTCGGTGCGACCGGGTCCCTCGCAACAACCCGGCGGTTCGTCAAGCACGCTCACAGCAAACAATTCCCTACCAACACAGACCGCGAGCGCACCACCAAGCACATCGGCTGGGCCTTCAGTACCGCCTCCGAGACCGGATAGCGAACAAATACGGGCGCTAATTGACGAGGCATTCCAAGCAGGCGCCCAGGCCTTTACACGCGCCATCGGcaaccatcccatcatcttgACACAGCGACAGTACATTGAAGGCAAGATCGACCGATTGCAGAACGCTGTCACACGAAGTCAGCTTCGACAAGCCTTTTCTGGTGCTTTGATTAGAGCTCAATTCGAGCAGACCAGGCTACGACGGGAGGCTCAGCGGAACGCGGAAGCGATTGCGGCAGCAACGAACGCACTGGCGGGCCCTTCAACATCTTCACAACAACACAGAAACAATACCGAGCCTGCTcaggcatcatcatcatcatcgtcatcggcagcagcaccggcgTTACCGGCAGCTCGACTGTTGACGGCTAGCCAGCAGCAGGCGGCCGTAGCGTATCAGGCACATGCGGAACTGGCTTCTGGGGGACACGGACGTGTGCATCAGGTACAACTCCCTCCtactccttcttccacctccacccccactGCCCCGGCTCCTCCCCCTATTCCTGTTCAGACaaatcatcaccctcatcatcaccatccacacGTTGCCCATCATGCTCCGGTTGAGGGCCACGACGCGGCTAACCCGGCGCGCGTTTTCAAGCTTCAATATGATGCGAGACGGATCATTTGCTGCAGTCAGACGAGTGTGATTGTGGGGTGGGATTTTTGCAATGGGGATAAGGAGTTGGAGCAGGCGGCGCAGTTTTTTGGGCCGGTGGAATAG
- a CDS encoding hypothetical protein (EggNog:ENOG503P7XS) — MCDYTQREYSCGHFRWIASKWCRDYTLTHKRCQPNVTHFEYRAEEVCGECKPKTYPPWEHMIKRSNKQTLY, encoded by the exons ATGTGCGACTACACTCAACGCGAATACTCATGCGGTCACTTCCGCTGGATCGCCTCCAAATGGTGCCGGGATTACACTCTCACTCACAAGAGATGCCAACCCAACGTCACACACTTTGAGTACCGAGCAGAGGAGGTCTGTG GGGAGTGCAAACCAAAGACCTACCCCCCGTGGGAGCACATGATCAAGCGCTCCAACAAGCAGACCCTCTACTAA
- a CDS encoding hypothetical protein (COG:S; EggNog:ENOG50) — protein sequence MKVSLGSVLLGALLASTPAEVVAHPGHPSTCVVTTKRKEFRTLSNVQKLNFLASVKCLMNRPPALSATYPASTSRWTDFLLVHQANTPFVHWVGQFLPWHRAFLQDFEDALRNECGLIGGIPYWNPALDFANLTASPVLSGPLSFGGNGVGPVVVPPGGQSSDGNCVIDGFFGNVSVRVAQGPPPGQVADRCLLRYIRQDFASYWMNPSHVATVLAQPDYATFAPLIEGDMIPPDVFPTMGIHTGGHATMGGDMSDMFTSNSDPIFYPFHANIDRLWAKWQAANPTARQYDISNPIAPRGVIQMWPNPPAGNVTLDYQLSPLKVGGSSTVTTVGQIMNTKGKGVPSAPGKPNGVLCYEYVE from the exons ATGAAGGTCTCTCTCGGCTCTGTGCTCCTTGGAGCGCTGCTTGCCAGCACACCCGCTGAGGTTGTGGCCCATCCTGGCCATCCCAGTACGTGCGTGGTCACCACCAAGCGCAAGGAGTTCCGAACCTTGTCCAACGTCCAAAAGCTCAACTTCCTGGCCTCGGTCAAGTGCCTCATGAACCGCCCCCCTGCCCTTTCAGCCACATACCCAGCCTCGACATCACGATGGACCGATTTCCTCCTCGTTCACCAAGCAAATACCCCTTTTGTTCACTGGGTGGGCCAGTTCCTCCCCTGGCATCGTGCGTTCCTTCAGGACTTTGAGGATGCCCTCCGCAATGAGTGCGGTCTTATCGGCGGCATCCCCTACTGGAACCCGGCCCTTGACTTCGCCAATCTCACCGCATCACCAGTGCTGTCTGGCCCTCTATCCTTTGGTGGGAACGGTGTTGGTCCCGTAGTCGTCCCGCCAGGAGGCCAATCCAGCGATGGCAACTGCGTCATTGATGGCTTCTTCGGCAACGTCAGCGTCCGGGTTGCCCAGGGTCCTCCTCCGGGCCAGGTTGCAGACCGGTGCCTCCTGCGCTACATCCGCCAGGACTTTGCCTCCTACTGGATGAACCCCAGCCATGTTGCTACAGTTTTGGCTCAGCCTGACTACGCAACTTTTGCGCCTCTCATTGAGGGTGATATGATCCCTCCTGATGTTTTCCCTACCATGGGC ATTCACACTGGTGGCCACGCTACTATGGGTGGTGACATGTCTGACATGTTCACCTCTAACTCTGACCCCATCTTCTACCCTTTCCACGCCAACATTGACCGTCTCTGGGCCAAATGGCAGGCTGCCAACCCCACTGCTCGTCAGTACGACATCTCGAATCCCATTGCTCCACGCGGTGTTATTCAGATGTGGCCCAACCCTCCTGCCGGCAATGTTACGCTTGACTATCAGCTCTCGCCACTCAAGGTGGGCGGCTCTTCGACTGTCACCACGGTTGGCCAGATCATGAAtaccaagggcaagggggtgCCGTCTGCGCCTGGGAAGCCTAATGGGGTTTTGTGCTATGAGTATGTTGAATAA